The Zingiber officinale cultivar Zhangliang chromosome 10A, Zo_v1.1, whole genome shotgun sequence genome contains a region encoding:
- the LOC122027819 gene encoding (3S,6E)-nerolidol synthase 1-like: MLAQCSSSFYPKFMASLHTNTTNNPSSTHIAMPPRLHQLQKQRIMKSDIFEDQESLCLRHSDRLSQVRRMFDDQTRGAKETLLFIDSLQKLAIDYHFEEEIQAEMHSLYDQRLPISNGEASSIAEVTLLFRLLRQARYPVSTDVLRRFHDGRGEFMASLSKEMDGLMNLFEASNLNTGGELILYRANEFSSHHLRSYMASLGPEFAVTIEHVLETPSHMTLQRFQARKYLDSDNFYHNLHVRELGEMDFTMLQSLHQKELKQVTRWWKKSGLGQELGFARDQSLKWFTWTMTCLPNPKFSSYRVVLSKIIAFVYLLDDIFDVEGSIDDLHLFVQAIERWDHSSMDSLPNYMRVCFKELNSTINEIAEIVLKEHGWNPIEYLKKSWIQLSNAFLVEAKLLSKDQVPTMDDYMKIATITCGVPAALMHMYFLLGHRTTNDLCEDLSSLISCPSRILRLWDDLGSAKDEKQIGRDGSLLICMMKQNPHWSLEVAKEKVMQMIDEEWEELNKECFSSSTSTFSQDFVTACLNSARMVRVMYNYNEEHNLPMLKEYINLLLFKQI, encoded by the exons ATGCTGGCGCAGTGCTCCTCCTCCTTCTACCCCAAGTTTATGGCTTCTCTCCACACCAACACCACCAATAACCCCAGCAGTACTCACATCGCCATGCCGCCGCGGCTTCATCAGTTGCAGAAACAACGAATCATGAAGTCCGACATCTTTGAAGATCAA gaGAGTTTGTGCCTGAGACACAGCGACCGGTTGAGCCAAGTGAGGAGGATGTTTGATGACCAGACAAGAGGAGCCAAGGAGACCTTGCTGTTCATAGACTCCCTTCAAAAGCTCGCCATCGACTACCATTTCGAAGAAGAGATTCAAGCCGAGATGCATTCTTTATACGACCAGCGACTCCCCATCTCCAATGGCGAAGCCAGCAGCATTGCGGAAGTGACCCTTTTGTTCCGGTTACTGAGACAAGCTCGATACCCTGTTTCGACAG ATGTGCTGCGCAGGTTCCATGATGGTAGAGGAGAGTTCATGGCGTCTCTCAGCAAGGAGATGGATGGGCTGATGAATCTATTTGAAGCGTCGAATTTGAATACTGGTGGGGAATTAATACTCTACAGGGCCAATGAATTCAGTAGCCATCACCTCAGGTCCTACATGGCATCTTTGGGGCCAGAGTTTGCAGTAACTATTGAACATGTGCTGGAGACTCCATCTCATATGACCTTGCAGAGATTCCAAGCCAGGAAATATCTTGATAGTGACAACTTCTATCACAATTTGCATGTTCGAGAATTGGGGGAGATGGATTTCACCATGCTCCAGTCACTGCATCAAAAGGAACTAAAACAAGTCACAAG ATGGTGGAAGAAGTCAGGATTGGGCCAAGAGCTAGGGTTTGCTCGGGATCAATCCTTGAAGTGGTTCACTTGGACAATGACATGTCTACCAAACCCTAAATTTTCAAGTTATAGGGTTGTTCTCTCGAAGATCATCGCATTTGTTTATCTTCTTGACGATATTTTTGACGTGGAAGGATCGATCGACGATCTCCATCTCTTTGTACAGGCCATTGAAAG ATGGGATCACTCTTCAATGGATTCACTTCCCAACTACATGAGGGTATGCTTCAAGGAATTAAATAGCACTATCAATGAGATTGCCGAAATTGTGCTCAAGGAACATGGATGGAATCCAATCGAATATCTAAAGAAATCA TGGATACAATTAAGTAATGCATTTTTAGTGGAAGCAAAATTGTTGTCGAAAGACCAAGTCCCGACAATGGATGACTACATGAAGATTGCCACAATTACTTGTGGTGTTCCTGCAGCCTTAATGCACATGTATTTTCTATTAGGACATCGCACGACGAATGATCTCTGTGAAGATCTGTCGAGTCTTATATCTTGTCCttcgagaattcttcgactttggGATGACTTGGGAAGTGCAAAG GACGAAAAACAAATTGGGAGGGATGGCTCGTTGTTGATTTGCATGATGAAGCAGAACCCACATTGGTCGTTAGAAGTTGCAAAGGAAAAAGTAATGCAAATGATAGATGAAGAGTGGGAGGAGCTCAACAAGGAATGCTTCAGTTCATCGACCTCAACATTCTCTCAAGATTTTGTGACGGCTTGCTTGAATAGTGCTAGGATGGTGAGGGTGATGTACAACTACAACGAGGAGCATAACCTCCCCATGCTTAAGGAGTATATAAACTTATTGTTGTTTAAACAAATTTAA